In Bacillus thermozeamaize, a single window of DNA contains:
- a CDS encoding alcohol dehydrogenase — translation MRAAQIVEHQKPLRVGEVPDPTPGPKDVIVRVEASGICRSDWHAWMGDWAWLGLKPELPIIPGHEFGGVVEAVGAEVKNFKPGDRVTAPFHEGCSHCPNCRSGHSNRCDNIAIFGFRYDGSYAEYVCVRNGDFNLIKLPDEVDTLTAAAIGCRYMTGYHGVIRANLAPGNWLVVHGAGGVGLSAIQVGTAIGALVIAVDIDEAKLEKARQEGAVATINARKENVVEAVKEITKGGAHASIEALGIRETILNSVLCLRKGGRHVQIGLTTSEEGGFVVLPIDAVTAQELEIVGSIGNPHTEYDGLLALIAQGKLNPKSLVSREVSLDEASNVLQEMTDYKTLGFNVITKFK, via the coding sequence ATGAGAGCAGCGCAAATTGTAGAGCACCAAAAGCCTCTGCGCGTCGGTGAGGTGCCCGATCCGACGCCGGGACCAAAAGACGTCATCGTCCGCGTCGAAGCCAGCGGCATCTGCCGGAGCGACTGGCACGCCTGGATGGGAGACTGGGCCTGGCTCGGCCTGAAACCTGAACTTCCGATCATTCCGGGACACGAATTTGGCGGCGTGGTGGAAGCCGTTGGAGCCGAGGTGAAAAACTTCAAACCGGGCGATCGGGTCACCGCTCCTTTCCATGAAGGTTGTTCCCACTGCCCGAACTGCCGGAGCGGCCATTCGAACCGCTGTGACAACATTGCCATATTCGGATTTCGCTACGACGGATCCTATGCGGAATACGTCTGCGTGCGCAATGGCGACTTCAACCTGATCAAGTTGCCGGATGAAGTGGACACCTTGACCGCCGCGGCGATTGGCTGCCGCTACATGACGGGCTATCATGGCGTGATCCGGGCCAACCTTGCCCCGGGGAACTGGCTGGTCGTACACGGAGCCGGCGGTGTGGGCCTGTCCGCGATCCAGGTCGGCACGGCCATCGGCGCCCTGGTGATCGCCGTGGACATCGACGAGGCCAAGCTGGAGAAAGCGAGGCAGGAAGGGGCGGTGGCAACGATCAACGCCCGCAAGGAAAACGTGGTGGAAGCCGTGAAGGAAATCACCAAGGGCGGGGCGCACGCTTCCATCGAGGCGCTCGGGATTCGCGAAACCATCCTCAACTCCGTCTTGTGCCTGCGAAAGGGCGGACGTCATGTCCAGATCGGCCTGACAACATCGGAAGAAGGCGGCTTTGTCGTCCTGCCCATTGATGCGGTGACCGCCCAGGAACTGGAAATCGTGGGCAGCATCGGCAACCCGCACACCGAATACGACGGCCTGCTTGCCCTGATCGCTCAGGGCAAGCTGAATCCAAAATCGCTGGTCTCCCGTGAGGTGTCGCTGGATGAAGCCAGCAACGTTCTGCAGGAGATGACCGATTACAAAACCTTGGGCTTTAACGTCATCACGAAGTTTAAATAA
- a CDS encoding sterol-binding protein produces the protein MTMIKDVFQMIDAALKEDPARAQGIEAVYQFNLGGEEPGTYQIILRANEGSAVEGEQETPDCTLSLDSEDFKKMVEGQLNGTEAFMSGRLKIKGDMGLALRLQEVLSAYTAAQ, from the coding sequence ATGACCATGATTAAAGATGTTTTTCAAATGATTGATGCGGCTCTGAAGGAAGATCCTGCCCGTGCCCAGGGCATCGAAGCGGTGTATCAGTTTAACTTGGGCGGGGAGGAACCCGGCACGTATCAGATTATTCTGCGGGCGAACGAAGGTTCCGCCGTCGAAGGAGAACAGGAGACGCCGGATTGCACCCTCTCGCTCGACTCGGAGGATTTTAAAAAGATGGTGGAAGGGCAACTGAATGGTACCGAAGCCTTTATGAGCGGACGGCTCAAAATCAAGGGAGACATGGGCCTCGCCCTGCGGCTGCAAGAGGTGCTTTCGGCTTACACGGCGGCGCAGTGA
- a CDS encoding transcriptional regulator has product MPNDRSLKLFVVFSRAYRAISDRVMEDIKKHGLNPTEFAVLELLYHKGQQPIQQIGKKVLLASGSITYVVDKLECKGFLERKPCPRDRRVIYAVITEQGRQWMDEVFPMHQKAIRQIFGGLTENEKEAMIAMLKKLGFHAQHLSE; this is encoded by the coding sequence ATGCCGAATGATCGATCGCTTAAACTGTTTGTCGTCTTCTCACGGGCCTATCGGGCCATCTCGGATCGGGTCATGGAAGACATCAAAAAGCATGGGCTGAACCCAACCGAGTTTGCCGTTCTGGAATTGCTGTATCACAAAGGGCAGCAGCCGATCCAGCAAATCGGCAAAAAGGTCCTGCTGGCCAGCGGCAGCATCACCTATGTGGTCGACAAGCTGGAGTGCAAGGGTTTCCTGGAGCGCAAGCCCTGTCCCAGGGATCGGCGGGTGATCTATGCCGTGATTACAGAACAGGGCAGACAGTGGATGGATGAGGTGTTTCCCATGCATCAGAAAGCCATCCGACAGATCTTTGGCGGCCTGACGGAGAATGAAAAGGAAGCGATGATCGCGATGCTGAAAAAACTGGGCTTTCATGCGCAGCATTTGTCCGAATGA
- a CDS encoding NAD(P)H:quinone oxidoreductase, type IV gives MSQINLAVIYYSSTGTNYQLAQWAAEAAKEEGAEVRVRKVRELAPPEAIAANPAWQAHAEATKNVPEATLEDLDWADAIIFSVPTRFGNLPSQMKQFLDTAGGLWAQGKLTNKVVSAMSSAQNSHGGQEQTILSLYTTMFHWGAIVVAPGYTDPIQFQAGGNPYGVSVTVNQDGKMVEDVEAAVKHQAKRTLMVARWVKAGSQQA, from the coding sequence ATGTCACAAATCAACCTGGCTGTGATTTACTATTCTTCGACGGGCACGAACTACCAACTGGCGCAATGGGCGGCCGAGGCGGCAAAAGAGGAAGGGGCCGAAGTCCGGGTGCGGAAAGTGCGGGAACTGGCACCCCCGGAAGCGATTGCCGCCAATCCGGCCTGGCAAGCGCACGCGGAGGCCACAAAAAATGTGCCTGAAGCGACGCTGGAGGATCTGGACTGGGCGGATGCGATCATCTTCAGCGTTCCGACCCGCTTTGGCAACCTGCCGTCACAGATGAAACAGTTTCTGGATACGGCGGGCGGACTGTGGGCGCAGGGAAAACTGACCAACAAGGTGGTCAGCGCCATGTCCAGCGCACAGAATTCGCATGGCGGGCAGGAACAAACCATTCTTTCCCTGTATACGACGATGTTCCATTGGGGAGCCATTGTGGTGGCACCGGGGTATACGGATCCCATCCAATTTCAGGCAGGAGGAAACCCATACGGTGTCAGTGTGACGGTCAATCAGGATGGCAAGATGGTGGAAGATGTTGAGGCGGCTGTCAAGCACCAAGCCAAACGGACGCTGATGGTGGCCCGCTGGGTGAAAGCGGGAAGCCAACAGGCGTAA